The following DNA comes from Methanobrevibacter sp..
CTGTCCCTTTCTGGTTGATGGGGATGAGCCTAAAATCACTTCTTTTCCGTTGTCTTCAAGAAAATCCTTTGTTTCACTTAAAAGATGCAAATGCTGTGTTGTTGTTACAAGTCCTATTCGTGAGTATTCCTTTAAGTATTCCAAACTTTTTTTAAGGTCTTTTCTTATGTCGATTTTTGAGTATGCTTCAATGAACAGTGTCGGGATTTCATATTTCAAAGGAAGCGGGGTGTGGCCGTAATGAATAATTAAATCCACTGAACCTTTCATTTTCCAGTCGCCGACATCACATGCTCCAAAACATGGATCTCCTGAAATTATAACAATTGCATCGGTTTCCTCTTCTATTTCACGAGCTATTTTTGTGGCTTGAACCTTTAGGCCTTCTGGAAACTGTAATCCAACTGTCTTTGCATCGATTGAGTTGATTTTTCGAATTACCTTGTCTAAATCCATATCATACATTGACATTTTAATCTTCAATTGTGCTTTCGATAACTACCTTGCCGTCAATAACATCTAATTTTACAATAGATAAAACATCGATTCCGGTTTCTTTTTTAACTATTTCCTTTCCCTGACCTTTGTCAATGATTGCCACTACGGATTTTAAATCCAAACCCATATCCTGCAATGTCTTAATCAATGCCACTAGGGTTCCTCCGGTACTTACAACATCGTCAATGAGCAAAATCTTTTCACCTTCATGCAAATCGTTAACATAAAGGTTTGATGAGCCGTAACCGGTTTTTTGATATACTTCCTTTTCACCTGGCAGGCCATATTGTCTTTTACGAATCACGACAAATGGAATGTCTGTTGCAAGGGACAATGCAGTTGCCAAGTGTATTCCCATTGCTTCCACAGCTACAATCTTATCAATGTTCAAGTCAGCATACTTGTGCACTGCAAGTGACAGTTCTCTAAGCATTATAGGGTCCATTGCAGGAACACCATCACTTATAGGATTTACAAAATAGTTGTAATCTCCTTTTTTGACAATTGGGGATTCTTCTAATGATTTGATTACTTCTTCTAACATAGTACTCACACGAAAATTATTAAAACTTAATAAATATAAATATATCTTAATATAATAATTAACTTTTCTAATAGATGTGATTAATATGCTCGGAAATTTAGGAGAAAATCTTACTAATACTATGAAAAAATTAGTAGGAATGTCAGTTATTGATAAAAAAACAATAAAAGAAGTTGTAAAAGACATACAACGTGCATTAATTCAATCTGACGTTAATATTAAATTAGTTTTAGATTTATCAAAAAAAATAGAATCACGTGCTCTTGAAGAGGAACCTCCAAAAGGTATTACTCCAAGAGAACATGTTATAACAATTATTTATGAAGAAATGGTCAACCTTTTAGGCAGTGAAGCAGCAGGCCTTGACATTAACGACAGACCATATAAGATATTATTCCTCGGTCTTCAGGGTTCAGGTAAAACCACCACTATAGGTAAGCTGTGCAGATACCTGCAAAAGAAAGGTTTCAACCCGGCTGTTGTATGTACAGACACATGGAGGCCGGCAGCATATGAACAGTTAAGGCAGCTGACTGAAGAGATGGATGTTCCTTTATATGGGGATCCTGACAATAAGGATGCACTTGATTTGGCCCAAAAAGGTCTTAAGGAGTTCAAAAACCGTAAGGTCATAATTTTCGATACTGCAGGAAGACACAAGGAAGAATCCGATTTGATTGCTGAGATGGATGAATTGGATAATATCATCAATCCTAATGAAGCTATTCTTGTAATTGACGGTACAATCGGTCAGCAGGCAGGTGAACAGGCAAAGGCATTTTCACAGGCAACTGACATTGGTTCAATTATCATTACAAAACTTGACGGTTCAGCAAAAGGTGGGGGTGCAATGTCTGCTGTAGCTGAAACTGGCGCTCCAATCAAATTCATCGGTACAGGGGAAAGAGTGGATGACTTTGAACTCTTTGACCCTGAAAGATTCATTTCCAGACTGCTTGGTATGGGAGACATCAAATCCCTTATAGAAAAGGCAGAGGAAAACATCGATGAGGATATTGCAGAAAAGACCATGAACAACATGCTTACAGGTAAGTTCACATTGATGGATATGAAAAACCAGTTTGAGATGATGAACAGCATGGGTCCGATGCAGCAGGTCCTCAACATGATTCCGGGTATGGGAAACAAAATCTCAAAAGAGGCATCTAAAATGACAGAAGAGAAATTGGAGTCATATAAAATCATGATGTCTTCAATGACAGAAGAGGAGATGCTCAATCCTAAAATCATAAAACAATCCAGAATTCAGAGAATCGCAAGAGGATCTGGTGTTGATGAAAGTGAAGTTAAGGAACTATTGAAATACTACAACAACACCAAAAAGACCATGAAAGGAATAGGAAAACGTGGCGGACGCCTGAGAGGGGGAGCCATGAACCGTATGATGGGACAATTCATGCAAAGATAATATGAAATTAGCTAGTGATATTTTAAAGGAAACTGATGGTAAAATCTGCAAGCATTGTCTTGGACGCAAACTGTCAAGAACAATCGAAGGCGCAAACAATATCGAAAGGGCAGACAAGGTCTGTGAAGAGTTAAATATTGACTTGGATGATGTTGATTGTGTAATCTGTGATAACATATTTTATAAGCTGGATGATAATTTATATGATAAGATTGATGCTAAAATAAACCAGCTTGGTGTTGAGTTCGATACATTTCTTGTAGGTTCACAAATTCCCAAAGATATTCAAAAACGTGATGAGGAATTGTCTGAAAAATTCAATTTAGGTGTTGAAACTCTTAAAAAGGAAGTTAACAGGTTAATTGGTCTTGGAATTTGGGAAAGGTATGATAAGGATGCCGAATTTGAAAGACAGGACATTGTTTTCAACATAGATTTGACTAAAAATCCGAAAGTCAGAATTCAGATTAATCCGTTATACATAGAAGGAAAATACAATAAGCTAAAACGTGGAATACCTCAAACCAAATGGCCATGCACAAAATGCAAAGGCAGAGGTTGTGAAGAGTGTAATTACACAGGAAAACAGTATCCAGAATCCGTTGAAGAGCTAATATCCGAGCATTTCTTAAAAGTAACCAATGGACGTGAAGCAAAATTCCACGGTGCCGGTCGTGAAGACATTGATGTATTGATGCTTGGTTCAGGAAGGCCATTTGTATTGGAAATTAAGGAGCCAAGAATAAGAAATATTGATTTGGCCGAAATGGAGGAAAAAATCAACAAAATCAATGAGGGAAAGACCTCATACCATAACCTGCACTTATGCGAAAGGCCAAGAAAAGCTGAAATAAAGCAATCCTCACCTGATACATATAAGGTTTA
Coding sequences within:
- the hpt gene encoding hypoxanthine/guanine phosphoribosyltransferase encodes the protein MLEEVIKSLEESPIVKKGDYNYFVNPISDGVPAMDPIMLRELSLAVHKYADLNIDKIVAVEAMGIHLATALSLATDIPFVVIRKRQYGLPGEKEVYQKTGYGSSNLYVNDLHEGEKILLIDDVVSTGGTLVALIKTLQDMGLDLKSVVAIIDKGQGKEIVKKETGIDVLSIVKLDVIDGKVVIESTIED
- a CDS encoding signal recognition particle protein Srp54, coding for MNMLGNLGENLTNTMKKLVGMSVIDKKTIKEVVKDIQRALIQSDVNIKLVLDLSKKIESRALEEEPPKGITPREHVITIIYEEMVNLLGSEAAGLDINDRPYKILFLGLQGSGKTTTIGKLCRYLQKKGFNPAVVCTDTWRPAAYEQLRQLTEEMDVPLYGDPDNKDALDLAQKGLKEFKNRKVIIFDTAGRHKEESDLIAEMDELDNIINPNEAILVIDGTIGQQAGEQAKAFSQATDIGSIIITKLDGSAKGGGAMSAVAETGAPIKFIGTGERVDDFELFDPERFISRLLGMGDIKSLIEKAEENIDEDIAEKTMNNMLTGKFTLMDMKNQFEMMNSMGPMQQVLNMIPGMGNKISKEASKMTEEKLESYKIMMSSMTEEEMLNPKIIKQSRIQRIARGSGVDESEVKELLKYYNNTKKTMKGIGKRGGRLRGGAMNRMMGQFMQR
- a CDS encoding tRNA pseudouridine(54/55) synthase Pus10, producing the protein MKLASDILKETDGKICKHCLGRKLSRTIEGANNIERADKVCEELNIDLDDVDCVICDNIFYKLDDNLYDKIDAKINQLGVEFDTFLVGSQIPKDIQKRDEELSEKFNLGVETLKKEVNRLIGLGIWERYDKDAEFERQDIVFNIDLTKNPKVRIQINPLYIEGKYNKLKRGIPQTKWPCTKCKGRGCEECNYTGKQYPESVEELISEHFLKVTNGREAKFHGAGREDIDVLMLGSGRPFVLEIKEPRIRNIDLAEMEEKINKINEGKTSYHNLHLCERPRKAEIKQSSPDTYKVYQAIVKCDEAYDEDKLKDLLKLDEINQQTPLRVLRRRTDMVRIKHVLDLSYEVIDDKTFSMKIKTEGGLYIKELISGDEGRSQPNVSEILGVNAVCEQLDVLEVSEK